One genomic window of Salvia miltiorrhiza cultivar Shanhuang (shh) chromosome 4, IMPLAD_Smil_shh, whole genome shotgun sequence includes the following:
- the LOC131021775 gene encoding cytochrome P450 71AU50-like: MELGWFWLTVMVVVAGSLVSLARRKKKRLPPGPKGVPILGHLHMLGKNPHQDLHRIAKDHGPIMYMQFGFVPNIVVSSPEAAELFLKTHDLVFASRPPHQAAKYISWDQRNLSFGAYGPYWRNMRKLCTLELLSTLKINSFQPMRREELRLFVESLKGAAGGRVAVDLSDKVASLTAEMSCRMVFGKKYDDQDIDERGFKKVIQEGMKLAAVPNLGDYFPFLGVLDLQGLTRKMKALAKVFDDFFEKVIEDHVGAGDHGETKDIVDTMMSIMQSGECEFQFDRRHVKAIMLDMLAASMDTAAASVDWILSELLRNPAVMEKVKKELEQVVGLKRMVEESDLDRLEYLNMVVKETYRLHPVAPLLIPHYAREESTVDGYNIPKESRIIVNTYAIGRDPNAWTDPEKFLPERFVGSDIDVRGQHFQLLPFGSGRRGCPGIQLGLIQVRLIVSQLVHCFDWQLPNDMPPKELNMDEDFSLVVTRANPLMAIPSFRLQN; this comes from the exons ATGGAACTGGGTTGGTTTTGGCTTACAGTAATGGTGGTAGTAGCTGGCTCATTGGTTTCTTTGgcaaggaggaagaagaagagactGCCTCCAGGTCCAAAAGGGGTCCCTATTCTGGGTCATCTGCACATGCTGGGGAAGAATCCTCACCAAGATCTGCACAGGATCGCCAAAGATCACGGCCCGATTATGTACATGCAATTCGGGTTCGTTCCAAACATCGTCGTTTCATCTCCTGAGGCAGCTGAGCTATTCCTGAAGACGCATGACCTTGTATTTGCCAGCAGACCACCTCATCAGGCTGCCAAGTACATCTCATGGGACCAGAGGAACCTCTCCTTTGGGGCGTACGGTCCATACTGGCGGAACATGCGCAAGTTATGCACCTTGGAGCTGCTCAGCACCCTCAAGATCAATTCTTTCCAGCCTATGAGAAGGGAAGAGCTTCGCCTTTTTGTTGAATCCCTCAAGGGAGCAGCTGGGGGACGTGTTGCTGTCGATCTTAGTGACAAGGTCGCATCCCTGACCGCAGAGATGAGCTGCAGAATGGTGTTTGGTAAGAAATATGATGACCAAGACATAGATGAGAGAGGCTTCAAGAAAGTGATCCAGGAAGGGATGAAACTAGCAGCAGTTCCTAATTTGGGTGATTACTTTCCTTTCCTTGGAGTCTTGGATCTCCAAGGGCTCACAAGGAAGATGAAGGCACTCGCAAaagtttttgatgatttttttgagAAAGTTATAGAAGACCATGTTGGAGCAGGGGATCATGGGGAGACAAAAGACATTGTTGATACCATGATGTCCATAATGCAAAGTGGAGAGTGTGAATTTCAGTTCGATCGCCGTCACGTCAAGGCCATTATGCTG GATATGCTCGCAGCTTCAATGGACACAGCAGCAGCATCAGTTGATTGGATACTCTCAGAACTGTTGAGAAATCCAGCAGTTATGGAGAAAGTAAAGAAAGAGTTGGAACAAGTAGTGGGACTGAAGAGGATGGTTGAGGAGTCTGACCTGGACCGACTCGAATATCTCAACATGGTTGTGAAGGAAACCTACAGGCTGCATCCAGTGGCTCCATTGTTGATTCCTCACTATGCTAGGGAAGAAAGCACCGTTGATGGGTACAACATACCAAAAGAATCAAGAATAATCGTCAACACATATGCAATTGGGCGCGATCCAAATGCATGGACTGATCCGGAGAAGTTCCTTCCGGAGAGGTTCGTTGGCAGTGACATTGATGTTAGGGGACAACATTTCCAGCTCCTCCCTTTTGGCTCCGGGAGGAGAGGTTGCCCCGGAATCCAACTGGGGCTCATCCAAGTTCGACTGATCGTATCACAATTAGTTCACTGCTTCGATTGGCAGCTGCCAAATGATATGCCGCCAAAGGAGCTGAACATGGATGAGGACTTTAGCCTTGTTGTTACAAGGGCCAATCCTCTCATGGCAATCCCTTCCTTTCGGTTGCAGAACTAG
- the LOC131021776 gene encoding alanine--glyoxylate aminotransferase 2 homolog 1, mitochondrial-like isoform X2 gives MGMERKLFSGARRWLCTSNVGLQRSSSAASPPLLPPFDYDPKPYDGPRADEVMEKRKRYLGPSLFHYYHNPLNIVEGKMQYLYDENGRRYLDAFAGIVTVSCGHCHPDILNAIVEQSKLLQHTTTIYLHHAIADFAEALASKMPGNLKVVYFVNSGTEANELAMLMARLYSRNLGMIALRNAYHGGSSNTIGLTALNTWKYPIPQGEIHHVLNPNPYRGIFGPDAKRYAEDVQDHIDHGTSGKVAGFIAETIQGVGGAVELAPGYLKLVYDIVRKAGGVCIADEVQTGFGRTGSHYWGFETQGVVPDIVTMAKGIGNGLPLGAVVTTPEIASVLSQKIQFNTFGGNPVCSAGGLAVLRVLEKEKRQQHCAEVGSHMIGRLRDLQKKHDIIGDVRGSGLMVGIELVTDRKQKTPAKAETAVLFESLRELGVLVGKGGLHGNVFRIKPPMCFGKDDADFLVDALDYAMSKL, from the exons ATGGGGATGGAAAGGAAGCTTTTTAGTGGGGCACGGCGGTGGCTTTGCACCTCTAATGTGGGACTGCAGCGCAGCTCCTCCGCCGCCTCTCCGCCGCTTCTGCCGCCTTTCGACTACGATCCGAAGCCGTATGATGGCCCTCGGGCTGATGAGGTTATGGAGAAGCGCAAGAGATATTTGGGCCCCTCACTTTTTCACTACTATCACAACCCC CTGAATATAGTTGAAGGGAAAATGCAGTACTTGTACGATGAAAATGGAAGGCGCTATCTTGATGCATTTGCAGGAATCGTGACCGTCTCTTGTGGCCATTGCCATCCCGACATCCTCAACGCAATCGTGGAACAGAGCAAACTTCTTCAACACACCACCACTATATACCTACACCATGCCATAGCTGATTTTGCGGAGGCTCTAGCATCCAAAATGCCCGGAAATCTGAAG GTTGTGTATTTTGTAAATTCAGGGACTGAAGCCAACGAGCTTGCTATGTTGATGGCTCGACTGTACAGCAGAAACCTTGGCATGATTGCTTTGAGGAATGCATATCATGGTGGAAGTTCTAATACAATAGGATTGACAGCTCTCAACACATGGAAGTACCCCATTCCTCAG GGTGAGATTCATCATGTTCTGAACCCAAATCCATATCGCGGAATTTTTGGCCCTGATGCCAAGCGCTATGCTGAAGATGTACAGGACCACATTGATCACGGAACATCAGGAAAAGTCGCTGGGTTCATTGCAGAGACAATTCAG GGAGTTGGTGGAGCAGTCGAGTTAGCCCCTGGATACTTGAAATTGGTTTATGACATTGTTCGTAAAGCTGGTGGCGTATGCATTGCGGATGAGGTGCAAACTGGCTTTGGTCGGACAGGAAGCCATTATTGGGGTTTTGAGACGCAGGGAGTCGTTCCTGATATAGTTACAATGGCTAAG gGTATAGGTAATGGTTTGCCACTTGGAGCAGTGGTAACAACACCCGAAATAGCCAGTGTATTGTCTCAGAAAATACAGTTTAATACATTTGGGGGCAACCCGGTCTGCTCGGCTGGTGGACTTGCAGTGCTTCGAGTTCTTGAAAAGGAGAAACGGCAGCAGCATTGCGCGGAGGTTGGGTCTCACATGATCGGGCGCCTTAGAGATCTTCAAAAAAAGCATGACA TAATTGGGGACGTGAGAGGGAGCGGCTTAATGGTAGGGATAGAACTCGTGACTGACCGGAAACAGAAGACACCCGCCAAGGCAGAGACTGCAGTTCTATTTGAAAGCCTCAGAG AACTCGGCGTGTTGGTCGGGAAAGGCGGGCTTCATGGGAATGTTTTCAGAATAAAACCACCAATGTGTTTTGGCAAAGATGATGCAG ATTTTCTGGTTGATGCACTGGACTATGCCATGTCCAAGCTCTGA
- the LOC131021776 gene encoding alanine--glyoxylate aminotransferase 2 homolog 1, mitochondrial-like isoform X1 has protein sequence MGMERKLFSGARRWLCTSNVGLQRSSSAASPPLLPPFDYDPKPYDGPRADEVMEKRKRYLGPSLFHYYHNPLNIVEGKMQYLYDENGRRYLDAFAGIVTVSCGHCHPDILNAIVEQSKLLQHTTTIYLHHAIADFAEALASKMPGNLKVVYFVNSGTEANELAMLMARLYSRNLGMIALRNAYHGGSSNTIGLTALNTWKYPIPQGEIHHVLNPNPYRGIFGPDAKRYAEDVQDHIDHGTSGKVAGFIAETIQGVGGAVELAPGYLKLVYDIVRKAGGVCIADEVQTGFGRTGSHYWGFETQGVVPDIVTMAKGIGNGLPLGAVVTTPEIASVLSQKIQFNTFGGNPVCSAGGLAVLRVLEKEKRQQHCAEVGSHMIGRLRDLQKKHDIIGDVRGSGLMVGIELVTDRKQKTPAKAETAVLFESLRELGVLVGKGGLHGNVFRIKPPMCFGKDDAGWLHFLSLFILSFSLSLSLSLPLSLSIYLSCSTT, from the exons ATGGGGATGGAAAGGAAGCTTTTTAGTGGGGCACGGCGGTGGCTTTGCACCTCTAATGTGGGACTGCAGCGCAGCTCCTCCGCCGCCTCTCCGCCGCTTCTGCCGCCTTTCGACTACGATCCGAAGCCGTATGATGGCCCTCGGGCTGATGAGGTTATGGAGAAGCGCAAGAGATATTTGGGCCCCTCACTTTTTCACTACTATCACAACCCC CTGAATATAGTTGAAGGGAAAATGCAGTACTTGTACGATGAAAATGGAAGGCGCTATCTTGATGCATTTGCAGGAATCGTGACCGTCTCTTGTGGCCATTGCCATCCCGACATCCTCAACGCAATCGTGGAACAGAGCAAACTTCTTCAACACACCACCACTATATACCTACACCATGCCATAGCTGATTTTGCGGAGGCTCTAGCATCCAAAATGCCCGGAAATCTGAAG GTTGTGTATTTTGTAAATTCAGGGACTGAAGCCAACGAGCTTGCTATGTTGATGGCTCGACTGTACAGCAGAAACCTTGGCATGATTGCTTTGAGGAATGCATATCATGGTGGAAGTTCTAATACAATAGGATTGACAGCTCTCAACACATGGAAGTACCCCATTCCTCAG GGTGAGATTCATCATGTTCTGAACCCAAATCCATATCGCGGAATTTTTGGCCCTGATGCCAAGCGCTATGCTGAAGATGTACAGGACCACATTGATCACGGAACATCAGGAAAAGTCGCTGGGTTCATTGCAGAGACAATTCAG GGAGTTGGTGGAGCAGTCGAGTTAGCCCCTGGATACTTGAAATTGGTTTATGACATTGTTCGTAAAGCTGGTGGCGTATGCATTGCGGATGAGGTGCAAACTGGCTTTGGTCGGACAGGAAGCCATTATTGGGGTTTTGAGACGCAGGGAGTCGTTCCTGATATAGTTACAATGGCTAAG gGTATAGGTAATGGTTTGCCACTTGGAGCAGTGGTAACAACACCCGAAATAGCCAGTGTATTGTCTCAGAAAATACAGTTTAATACATTTGGGGGCAACCCGGTCTGCTCGGCTGGTGGACTTGCAGTGCTTCGAGTTCTTGAAAAGGAGAAACGGCAGCAGCATTGCGCGGAGGTTGGGTCTCACATGATCGGGCGCCTTAGAGATCTTCAAAAAAAGCATGACA TAATTGGGGACGTGAGAGGGAGCGGCTTAATGGTAGGGATAGAACTCGTGACTGACCGGAAACAGAAGACACCCGCCAAGGCAGAGACTGCAGTTCTATTTGAAAGCCTCAGAG AACTCGGCGTGTTGGTCGGGAAAGGCGGGCTTCATGGGAATGTTTTCAGAATAAAACCACCAATGTGTTTTGGCAAAGATGATGCAGGTTGGCTACACTTCCTCTCTTTATTtatcctttctttctctctctctctctctctctctctccctctctctctctctatttattTGAGTTGCTCGACTACTTGA